From the genome of Mucilaginibacter paludis DSM 18603:
AAAGGTTGGCGTTAAATCATTGCGTTTATACGTATCATCACAAAACCTGTTTACCATAACTGGCTATAAAGGTTTAGACCCGGAAATCGGATCTAAAAACGGGACACTAACAAATGGTGTCGACTTTGGCCAATACCCCACTGCCAGGTCATTCCAGTTTGGTATCCAGGCAGGTTTTTAAAAGTAAAATATTAAACAGAGCAACATGAAAAAAAAGATAGTTTTTGCGGGCATAGCAACATTTGCATTTGCCTCCTTAATAACAATATCCTGTAACAAAAGCGCTTTAGATAAAACTAACCTTAACTCGGTAGCAAGTTCCAGCTATTTTAACACCTCATCGCAGTTAACCGAGGCCACCAACGCGGTGTACTCGGCCTGGCATGCTTCAAACCTGGTAGCGCGCGAATGGTTTTTTTTACACGACTTGCGTAGTGATGACGTAGCCACCGGCGGCAGCCAGTTAGAGGCACCCCGAAATCAGATATTGATCGGTGTAGTTGATCCGGCCAACCCGGTAATGAATGCTGTATGGAATTCATTATACGTAGTTATCCACAGGGCCTGTACCGTTACCGATAACGCAGCCAACGTTACCGATAATAGCGCCCTTGTTAAAAACCGGGTTGGCGAAGCTCTTTTCTTAAGGGGTTGGGCCTATTATGAGTTAGCAAGCCAGTGGGGTAGTGTTCCTATCTATACTACCCAGGTGAAATCGCCGGACGACTATCGTTCAAAATCGGCGGTCGCCGCTGTTTTCGCACAGGCTGTAAGTGATCTTACTGCCGCAGCTGCAGCATTACCCGGTAAATCCACGACAGACCTCGGGCGTGCAACAGCATCGGCAGCAAACGCCATGCTGGCGCGCGTATTAATGCAAACCGGAGATTATGCAGGTGCTAAGGCCGCTTTGCTGAAAATACCTACCTCCGGTGTCGACGGTTATTCGCTTACATCCCGGTATCTTGACAATTTTGAAGAGGAAACCGAGTTTAACAATGAATCCATTTTCGAAATGATTTATGCCGATAAAGGCGACAATAACTTTAACTGGGGTAGCGGTACAGGTGATGGTGCCGCAGCTGAGCAAACCACCATACGGAACCAGGAGTATAACCCGATAGGCTGGCGTAACCTTATTCCTTCTGACAGGGTATTGAACGAGTTTGAAAGTACCGTAACCGGCGCAGCCAAAACCGATCCCCGGTATTCATTTACAATTTACCAAACAGGTGATACTTTCAATAATAACACATCAACATTGGTTGATGCCGATCAAAACGGCAATTCATCTACTGTACATGGGGTTAAAATAAAAACAGGGTGGCGTAAATTTCAATTGATTTATAAAGAAGATAGGGCTACTGCCAGTTTCCATCCCGGCAGCAATAACCAGCGGATACTTCGCTATGCTGAAGTACTGTTAATGCTGGCTGAGTGTGAAAATGAATTGGGTAATACCGGCCCCGCTGTTGGTTATTTAAACCAGGTAAGGGCAAGGCCAAGCGTAGCTATGCCGGCTTATCCTACCGCGCAGTTTCCGGTTACAACTAAAGCAGATGTTGTTAAGGCCATTATACATGAAAAAACCGCTGAAATGGCTTGCGAAGAGGTACGTAACGTAGATATTTTACGCTGGAGGCGCAAAGGTTATTTCGCTACCGAACCGCTGCCTTATTACAACGCATCGCTTGAGTTTTTACCGATTCCGCAATCCGAAATTGATAATAATCCTAAGTTATAATATCAGCAAGTAAATTCTGTGCTGCATTTCAGTACCTTAACGTGCAGGTAATAAATTACATCAAGTAATTTGTTACCTGCCTTTTGCTACAATAGCCGCTTGGATATGTAAAGCGCCAATATTAAACCTTATGAAACAAAATTACCTTATCTTACTTGGCGTTTTTGTTTACACGCTATCTTCATGCCGCCATGATAAGCCGCTCTTGTTCCAAAAAATATCTTCTTTTCACTCGGGCATTCATTTTAACAACGTAATTACCGAAAACGATTCCATTAATCCCATCGACAATGCATACATCTACAACGGGGGAGGGGTTGGCGTAGGCGATTTTAATAATGATGGCCTTCCCGACCTTTACTTTACAGGTAACATGGTATCCAATAAACTGTATCTGAACAAAGGAGATTTTAAGTTTGAGGATATTACCGAAAAAGCTGGTGTAGGGGGTATGGGGCGCTGGGGGCGGGGTATTGCGGTGATCGATATCAATAATGACGGTTTACTTGATCTGTATGTTTGCAACTCCTTACTCAAAGACTCGTTAAGCAGGGCTAACCTTTTATACATTAACACCGGAATTGACAATGACGGCATGCCGCATTTTAAAGAAGAGGCTCATGAGTATGGTTTGGATTTACACGCCCACTCTACCATGGCCAGCTTTTTTGATTTTGATAATGATGGTCGGCTGGATATGTACCTTACCGTGAATGAGCCTAATCCTTCTTTCTATGCTAATAATTTCAGGCCGATTATTAAGGATGGCAGCAGCCCAAGCACGGGGCGTTTATATAAAAATGTTTGGGATGCCCGGCTCGGCCATCCGGTTTTTAAGGATGTATCGAGGCAGGCCGGGATATTGATTGAAGGCTACGGCCATGCCGCAAGTATTGTAGATATTAACCGC
Proteins encoded in this window:
- a CDS encoding RagB/SusD family nutrient uptake outer membrane protein; translation: MKKKIVFAGIATFAFASLITISCNKSALDKTNLNSVASSSYFNTSSQLTEATNAVYSAWHASNLVAREWFFLHDLRSDDVATGGSQLEAPRNQILIGVVDPANPVMNAVWNSLYVVIHRACTVTDNAANVTDNSALVKNRVGEALFLRGWAYYELASQWGSVPIYTTQVKSPDDYRSKSAVAAVFAQAVSDLTAAAAALPGKSTTDLGRATASAANAMLARVLMQTGDYAGAKAALLKIPTSGVDGYSLTSRYLDNFEEETEFNNESIFEMIYADKGDNNFNWGSGTGDGAAAEQTTIRNQEYNPIGWRNLIPSDRVLNEFESTVTGAAKTDPRYSFTIYQTGDTFNNNTSTLVDADQNGNSSTVHGVKIKTGWRKFQLIYKEDRATASFHPGSNNQRILRYAEVLLMLAECENELGNTGPAVGYLNQVRARPSVAMPAYPTAQFPVTTKADVVKAIIHEKTAEMACEEVRNVDILRWRRKGYFATEPLPYYNASLEFLPIPQSEIDNNPKL